The nucleotide sequence GTCTAAACTAAAAGTTACAATACAGGAATATTACAGGAATCAGGTGGGAGGTAATTAAAGGCAAAAAGGGGACACTTGGAAGGTATATGTATCATGTGTGTTGCGACGTATTTTGAGTGTATCTGAACTAGCACCAAATAAACCAAGCTGGGCGTAAGAGCAGCTTAGCATGGAGCCCTGTACAATGGAACTGTTCTTGCCAGGGAGGGATGTAAACTAGCTCACGGAGTGCTTTACACCATGTCATGGGACTGACTCTGGTCCTGCAGCTATCTTGGGCTTCTCTTTCCTTGTGCTCTGGATGCGTTCCAGGGCTGCACATCAGAGTAGATCTGGGAAGAGCTCCAGCTGATGGAAGGAGCAGCCATTTAAGAGAATTCTGGGAAATAACTGTCTCTATTTTTCCCCTGACTCAAAATACTTGGGTTTTCTGACAACCATTTCTGCCTCCCTCCTTTCTTAAACCGTCCTACTAGAACTTACTGCACCCTGTTGTCTTCTGCTCTCCAGAACTTCTTAACACTTTGCATTTCTTCCATAGCCAAAAGGACCCCAATCGCTTTGACAGAGACAGGCTGTTCAGCGCAGTCTCAAGGGGCAGCCCCGAGGCACTGGATGGTTTACTTGAATACTTGAGGAGGACCTCCAAATTTCTCACCAATTCTGAATACACAGGTAGATTCCTGTTCAATACTCCATAAACAGGGTTAGGAGAGGCAGCGCTTGTTAATGTAGGAGAGAAGCAGGGGAACCTGCCTgtgtgttttttgctttttccaacCCTCTGTCtattcttttgttttcctaatgTCCATCTGAGGATGGAGAATGCCATTAATTGTAGGTATCCTAAGGCTTTTGCCTCTACTGCAGACTAAAAATACTGAGAGAGACCTTTAAAATTATTATTGTATTTGGTCCTACAGTGACAAGTTCTGGGCACACTGAATCAGGGGATACAGATGTGTGCAAAGTACATGCACAACCCATTTGATACTCTTTTTCTACTAGATGCAAAGACTGGCAAGACCTGCTTAATGAAAGCCCTGTTGaacttaaaaaatggaaagaatgacACAATCCCAATTTTGCTGGAAATAGACCAAAAGACACAGAATCCCAGGCCGCTTGTCAATGTGGCATGCTCTGACTGTTACTACAGAGGTAAGGTTTCTGTTCTGATAAGTCTGTCAAAGCAGCCTCCCTGTTAGACCAGTGAGACATGCAGACACCAGGAAAAAGAGGGGAACTGGAGCTTATGCAGCACTGTCGTTTCTGGGTTCTGATGCAGTTCCAGTGACAGCCTACTCACGTTTTAGTTCTGATTTCTGGTTCTGGTCTGCATCCTCTTCAGCCCTGAATTGCACACTTCACTTCTGCAACTTTGTTCTCAGTCTATAAAACAGGAAAGACAGATGTTTAATAATTGAGGAATATGAGGGGATTTACTCTGGAAAGCTTAAAAAGCCCAtctaaaagtgaaaaagaaatagtaTATTGCTATTAAAGAATGAGTTCTGCTGGTTGGGTTATCCTTTTAATTGCAGACAAGCAGCATAGTCATGTACGTGTATGGCTGGCTTTATTCCTTTATAGCTGCTTGGAATCTTAGTGCCAGGCAGGGGTAATTGCCTGGTCTTGTGTTGAATTTCTGACAGTCTTGGGGCTTGTCTTCTGATGTAGTGTTTGCAACATGCTTTTCCAGTGAACACTGAAAGTCATCAGTTGCCACCCACCCCTTGCCCAGCACCGACTGCAGGATTGCGATGCAGAACATGCAGCGACTGTTGAAACAGCGCTTTGCTAAAGAGTCCTTTGCCTGTTCCCTCTGATAGAGGCACCGGCTGATAGGTTTTGCCTGTTTCCTTAGGCCAGACAGCACTCCATATTGCCATAGAGAAAAGGAGCCTGGATTTAGTGAAACTTCTAGTAGAGAATGGAGCTGATGTCCATGCCAGAGCCCATGGTGAATTcttcaagaagaagaaagaaggagtttacttttattttggtgagtcaGCATGGAACGTGTCCCTCTACTTTCTTTATGGCCTTACTGTACTGAGGTGTCCAGTGAGCACTTGCCATTATCTTTGGTTTTATATATTTAATCCAATCTGAAGGGTTCAGAGAGAGACAAATACTTGATTAATTTAGCCAAATTAGGGGTCTGGGAAAGCGTTTCAGCTGCCCTTGGAAAGAAGAGGTAAAACCCTTTCTGAATCTAGAGATACTGAGAAAGAACTTGTTCCATGTTCCAGTGGTAAAACTATAGGCTAAATATATTTTCctaaaattgctttttatttttcttcagttttttttcACCTCTTTGCTTCCCCTCCAAATACTGTCCAAATCTCTTCAGGTGAACTTCCCCTCTCCTTGGCTGCTTGTACCAACCAGCTTGAGGTGGTGGAATATCTTCTAAACAATCCCCACCAGAAAGCCAGGCTCCAGGAGCAGGATACACAGGGCAACACCGTCCTCCATGCCCTGGTGATgattgcagatgacactgagGAGAACACCAAGTTTGTGAGCACAACATACGTTGAGATCTTGAAGGCAGGTGTGAAGGTTGACCCAACATGGAAACTGGAGGAGATAGTGAATTATGATGGATTAAATCCTCTGCAGCTTGCTGCCAAGACAGGCAAAGTGGAGGTAAAGACAACAGCAGGGAATCCCTGGGGTTGCTGAGAAACAAGACAGTTTCAGCATATATCCTCACTATGGCAGTGGGGTTTGATGTAGGAGCATCTTGCACCCGACTTGTAGTCATGCTGCTGGCAGTGGCAGTGCCACAGGAGATGATGAAGGTGGCCTCCTTGAGTTAGTGTCCTGCAGTCTCAGCTGGTGGCTGCTGCTCTCTATCGCAGCTGAGACAGCTGGTCTGGACTGAAATTGGTTCTGCTACTGGAAAAGCTTATATGAGGTGTAGTTATGTTGCCTGCTTTTAGCCAGATACTCTGGTGTTTGAATATATCAAAGTGTATAATGCAGAAAGCCAGGTGTCCTGTATTTGAAGGTGATTTGAGTGTGCTTGGGTCATTCTACACTTTCATTATGTACACGTTTTTCCGGTATGCATCCGGTTTCCTTTCAGATCTTCAAGCACATCATCCAAAGAGAGATCAGAGACCCAGTGTACAGGCACTTGTCACGCAAGTTCACCGAATGGACCTATGGACCTATCCACGTGTCTCTCTATGACTTGTCCTCTATAGACAGCTTTGAGGAAAACTCTGTGCTGGAGATTCTGGCATACAGCAGTGACACACCGGTGAGTGCTTTTACTGAAAGTCAGAcagcaacaatttttttctgcctttctataGTGTTGCTGTATAATTATGCAGATCATTTCAAGTTAATGTGGTGTTTCACATGATtaattttctggaaaagaaacactTGATGGAAGTCTTTGCATATTTTATTGCTTACCTTCTGCTTGGTATGTCTCTGATAAACTATAATATGACCAATTTTTGATCCTTTGATTGTCCTAAGCCTGAGTGTATCCAAATACCTTGATGAAGCCAAGCAGAAGTAATTTCTTATGGGATGGTTGATTTCTTTCATACTGAAAGGTCTGACTGAATAAACCCTTAGGGATACCCTAAcatttttgttgtgggttttttccccacagaatcgGTACAAGATGGTGGTTTTGGAGCCACTGAACAAACTGCTTCAGCAAAAATGGGAAACATTTGCTTCCAAGAGATTCTACTTCAGTTTTGCCTCATACTTGTCGTTCATGATCATCTTTACAGCCATTGCGTACTATCAACCCTCACGGGTAAAGGTAGGCCAAATCTTCTTTTATCTGGAAAAGCCTGAATGGGTGGAGCTGAGTTTTAAAAGGTGTGGGGTAGTTATCATCACCACCTCTGCCTGTCttcagtgttctgtttttttgtttgtttgtttttgtctttcagCCTTCGTTTCCAGTGGAGTTCACAACTGGAGGCTTCCTGTGGGTCTCTGGACTCATCATTATCTTGCTAGGAGGCATTTATCTAATTTTTGCTCAGGTATGGGGATGTCTTGTCTAGTTTCAttgtaaaaaggagaaaaaggaaaacatcactGATATTGAGGCAACAGATTCGGTTCTCCTGACATCAGGATGTGCATGAGTGGATGGCAGGAGGGAATCCTGCTCTGAGGCACTTGCAGCGTCAGTGCGATCTAGCAGTGACAGGGGTGGCACAAGCCAGGTTGCTGGGCAAGAGGAAGAATAGGCTCACAACAGTAAATAATTGAAAGACTTCTGTGATTTATGGTGCCAGAATACATCTTTGGCATTTAATGCAGTCTATTAATAAAGACATTGGGCTGAGCCATGACTCAGCCCTTGTTTGTCCTTGCCTTTTATAAATAAGGCTGTTTTTTCATCTTGGAAGGATGACTAGCTGAAATTTGGgatcttgaaaatgaaagcatGAAGAGGAGCTTATGGAGCAAACCCCTCCGCTGAGCAATAGGCTATGCGAGGCAGGAATCGCTCTCTAGCATGTCCTGTTGTTTTGATGAAGGGCTACCATTGATTTTTCACTATTTATTTTGCTCTTAGAGTTTGTACTTGCGGAGGAGACGCCAGTCCCTGAAGACTATGTGTTCTGACAGCTGCATTGAGATCTTGATGTATGTCTCTTGAGGTTTTTTGCACAATGAAAGCACGAGTGAAATTGATTCTCTGCTGTGTGCAGCTAAGTTGCCCTAGCCTTACTAGAGAGATGGTGAGCAGGAAAGACTGATTCTCTGCCACTGTCTCCTCTTTCCgtcctttcccttcttccttctcctacCTGCTGCATCTTGTCATAACCCTTTGTTGTAATGGACTTTGCTGGGTAGGGTCTGTCCTTGGGTTTGTAGCGGAACACAGTGAAGGTCAAACCCTCAATTATTCCACAGTTAACATACACTTTTGAGAAAAAGAGCTCAAGTTTTTAATCGTACAGTCACTGTGGCTCAGATTTGGTCAAACAGAAA is from Opisthocomus hoazin isolate bOpiHoa1 chromosome 20, bOpiHoa1.hap1, whole genome shotgun sequence and encodes:
- the LOC104339612 gene encoding transient receptor potential cation channel subfamily V member 2 isoform X2 — translated: MDNFTNGQPGPGQRNRLMGLLETDDSIQEDKPAPSKKEERSGHGKKGEPRPLETPYQKESSDFPPRVKINLNYRPGLVSNQKDPNRFDRDRLFSAVSRGSPEALDGLLEYLRRTSKFLTNSEYTDAKTGKTCLMKALLNLKNGKNDTIPILLEIDQKTQNPRPLVNVACSDCYYRGQTALHIAIEKRSLDLVKLLVENGADVHARAHGEFFKKKKEGVYFYFGELPLSLAACTNQLEVVEYLLNNPHQKARLQEQDTQGNTVLHALVMIADDTEENTKFVSTTYVEILKAGVKVDPTWKLEEIVNYDGLNPLQLAAKTGKVEIFKHIIQREIRDPVYRHLSRKFTEWTYGPIHVSLYDLSSIDSFEENSVLEILAYSSDTPNRYKMVVLEPLNKLLQQKWETFASKRFYFSFASYLSFMIIFTAIAYYQPSRVKPSFPVEFTTGGFLWVSGLIIILLGGIYLIFAQSLYLRRRRQSLKTMCSDSCIEILIFIQAFSLLLSAVLYGASSENYVAVMVFSLLLGWVNMLYYTRGFQRTGIYSVMIQKTILRDLLRFLLVYMIFLFGFAAALVTLMGDAPLVPQNKSLAQMESTGNHAMYGGLLSVSLELFKITIGMGDLEFQEHARFRYFVMLLLLLFVILTYILLLNMLIALMSETVTDISDDSASVWKLQRAIAILEIEKAWLWRQGGKRRSGCFMSVGLNKKDERWCFRVEEIKWTNWAKDVGVLKEDPGNTSDSEINPEASC
- the LOC104339612 gene encoding transient receptor potential cation channel subfamily V member 2 isoform X1, with the protein product MDNFTNGQPGPGQRNRLMGLLETDDSIQEDKPAPSKKEERSGHGKKGEPRPLETPYQKESSDFPPRVKINLNYRPGLVSNQKDPNRFDRDRLFSAVSRGSPEALDGLLEYLRRTSKFLTNSEYTDAKTGKTCLMKALLNLKNGKNDTIPILLEIDQKTQNPRPLVNVACSDCYYRGQTALHIAIEKRSLDLVKLLVENGADVHARAHGEFFKKKKEGVYFYFGELPLSLAACTNQLEVVEYLLNNPHQKARLQEQDTQGNTVLHALVMIADDTEENTKFVSTTYVEILKAGVKVDPTWKLEEIVNYDGLNPLQLAAKTGKVEIFKHIIQREIRDPVYRHLSRKFTEWTYGPIHVSLYDLSSIDSFEENSVLEILAYSSDTPNRYKMVVLEPLNKLLQQKWETFASKRFYFSFASYLSFMIIFTAIAYYQPSRVKPSFPVEFTTGGFLWVSGLIIILLGGIYLIFAQSLYLRRRRQSLKTMCSDSCIEILIFIQAFSLLLSAVLYGASSENYVAVMVFSLLLGWVNMLYYTRGFQRTGIYSVMIQKTILRDLLRFLLVYMIFLFGFAAALVTLMGDAPLVPQNKSLAQMESTGNHAMYGGLLSVSLELFKITIGMGDLEFQEHARFRYFVMLLLLLFVILTYILLLNMLIALMSETVTDISDDSASVWKLQRAIAILEIEKAWLWRQGGKRRSGCFMSVGLNKKDERWCFRVEEIKWTNWAKDVGVLKEDPGNTSDSEINPEETRSWKRMPQKQLRSAVSEEQSLLQSQLSATEMMPLERQTRNL